The genomic stretch TACCAAGGGGAATGCGCTCTGCTCATGCTCAGAGGCACACCACTTCTCCTATCCATTgggaatgcactctgcacatgctcaaatAGTACATGATGACTTCTCAGGGGTGGTTTACCAAGgggaatgcactctgcacatgctcagaggccacaCCACTACTCCTATCCATTGGGAACGCAATCTGAATAGGCCCAGAGGCCACAACTCTCCTCCTATCCATGGGGaatgcactctgcatatgctcagaggccacaccacttctcctatccattgggaatacactctgcatatgctcagaggccacaccacttctcctatccattgggaatacactctgcatatgctcagaggccacaccacttctcctatccattgggaatacactctgcatatgctcagaggccacaccacttctcctatccattgggaatgcactctgcatatgctcagaggccacaccacttctcctatccattgggaatgcactctgcatatgctcagaggccaCACCACTTCTATCCATTgggaatgcactctgcacatgctcaaaaaGTACATGATGACATCTCAGGGGTAGTTTACCAAGGGGAATGCGCTCTGCTCATGCTCAGAGGCACACCACTTCTCCTATCCATTGGGAAtacactctgcatatgctcagaggccacaccacttctcctatccattgggaatgcactctgcatatgctcagaggccacaccacttctcctatccattgggaatacactctgcatatgctcagaggccacaccacttctcctatccattgggaatgcactctgcatatgctcagaggccacaccacttctcctatccattgggaatgcactctgcatatgctcagaggccaCACCACTTCTATCCATTgggaatgcactctgcacatgctcaaaaaGTACATGATGACATCTCAGGGGTAGTTTACCAAGGGGAATGCGCTCTGCTCATGCTCAGAGGCACACCACTTCTCCTATCCATTGGGAAtacactctgcatatgctcagaggccacaccacttctcctatccattgggaatgcactctgcatatgctcagaggccaCACCACTTCTCCTATACATTGGGaatgcactctgcatatgctcagaggccaCACCACTTCTATCCATTgggaatgcactctgcacatgctcaaaaaGTACATGATGACATCTCAGGGGTAGTTTACCAAGGGGAATGCGCTCTGCTCATGCTCAGAGGCACACCACTTCTCCTATCCATTgggaatgcactctgcacatgctcaaatAGTACATGATGACTTCTCAGGGGTGGTTTACCAAGgggaatgcactctgcacatgctcagaggccacaCCACTACTCCTATCCATTGGGAACGCAATCTGAATAGGCCCAGAGGCCACAACTCTCCTCCTATCCATGGGGAATGCACTCTGCACCTGCTCAGAAGCCACACCTCTTCCGCTATCGGTAAGggatgcactctgcacatgcccagggGCCCCAGCACTTCCTCTATCCAGTGGGGAAGGCACTCTCACGGCAAACCGCTCACCTTGGGCGTCGAGATGTGCTCCATCGCCAAACACCGCCCGCTTCCCGCCTGCCACGGGCCTGCCTCTCTTCCCTGCTCCGACTGCTAAGCCAAACATCGCGAGATTTCTGGGCGGGACAGGGTTTGCGCCTTGTTGCGTAGGCCAACGTGTGGGCGAAGCCTCGGGCGCCATGTTTAGTAAGGGCAAAGTGCCCACAGCTTGATTTCAGAAGGtttcaaatgtttattttttaatacagtagttgtattataattaatttattatgatataattataattaagaaTAGTATGCAATTTAATATTAATGTAATGGCTTAAACTACttatttttaaagtacagtagagtctctcaacatattcgcttatccaacgttctggattatccaacgcatttttgtagtcaatgttttcaatatatcgtgatattttggtgctaaattcataaatacagtaattactacataacattactgcgtattgaactactttttctgccaaatttgttgtctaacatgatgttttggtgcttcatttgtaaaatcataacctaatttgatgttgaataggtttttccttaatgcctccttattatccaacatattcgcttatccaacattctgctggcccgttcatgttggataagtgagactctactgtagttactattacataattatataatattattaatagaatagtaggtacagtagagtctcacttatccaacgtcctggattatccaacacatttttgtagccaatgttttcaatgcatcgtgatattttggtgctaaattcgtaaatacagtagttacattgtacacatataaggcaaacattcagtgccatataaacatagaacatagacagagacagacacagaggcaatttaaaccttctccagcttccagcttcctgagggtatgctcgattctggccacagggggagcagctgcttcatcatccactgcgatggcacttcctcattccaacggcggctggctGATTTtatatggagtcgtaaattagttaaattagcctccccactttataagcggtacctaaatttcctacttgatagatgcaactatctttcgggttgcttaggtcagcaacgagcaggggctattttttattttattttaattgttgggtgctcaccccgccacaggctggcctcgaactcatgacctcatggtcagagtgatttattgcagctggctactcaccagcctgcgccacagcccgatctGTTTTGAGCACaggttgaaaatacagtagagtctcgcttgttcaacgtaaacgggccggcagaacgttggataagagaatatgttggataataaggagagattaaggaaacgcctattaaacatcaaattaggttataattttacaaattaagcgccaaaacatcctgttatacaacaaatttgacagaaaaagtagttcaatacgcagtaatgctatgtagtaattactgtatttacgaatttagcaccaaaatatcacgatgtattgaaaacattgactgcaaaaatgtgttggataatccagaacgttggataagtgagactctactgtaattctaattCAGACAGCACTTTGAACACTAACACTATATCTGCCCTTTTGGCTtgttgcaaattgcctttttatgtttaatgttttaactgtttactaatattagatctacagtagagtctcacttatccaacactcgcttatccaacattctggattatccaacgcatttttggagtcaatgttttcaatatatcgtgatattttggtgctaaattgatcagtctgttatgttttctaatgtatggttggcatttggccattattatgttgtaaactgcttcgagtccccccaggggtgagaaaagcagtatataaatgcagtcaatttatttatctatctatataaaagagtgatggcatcacggcgacccacaaaacaacaaaactacaggccccccaacctcgaaatttgacaacacaacccatcatccacgcctctaggttgatacaacaaaaagaaaagaaaaataatgtcctaattagagggaaaggaataattgcttttatccaatttctgtcagttagaaggctaagctcctccaagttggtctcctagcaacccaataaaaaatacagtagagtctcacttatccaacactcgcttatccaatgttctggattatccaacgcatttttgtagtcaatgttttcaatacattgtgatattttggtgccaaattcgtaaatacagtaattactacgtagcattactgcatattaaactactttttctctcaaatttgttgtaaaacatgatgttttggtgcttaatttgtaaaatcataacctaatttggtgtttaataggcttctccttaatctctccttattatccaacatattcacttatccaacgttctgtcggcccgttcatgttggataagtgagactctactgtacaataaaatactataataacagaaaataactaaaaataatacaagaaaataataaaatataataaataaaaatataacttacaataaaattaataaaaaaattgcaagtaacgtcaaataaaaattacaaaacaatttttaaccaataccaccaccactttgccacagtaaataatacagtagagtctcacttatccaacatgaacgggccagcagaatgttggataagcgaatatgttggataataaggaggcattaaggaaaaacctattcaacatcaaattaggttatgattttacaaatgaagcaccaaaacatcatgttagacaacaaatttggcagaaaaagtagttcaatacgcagtaatgttatgttgtaattactgtatttatgaatttagcaccaaaatatcacgatatattgaaaacattgactacaaaaatgcgttggataatccagaacgttggataagcgagtgttggataagtgagactctactgtaaataaataaatgtgctgcTTGGGGAGGGAGAAATGGAGGCTTTGGGATCGGGGCCAACCCAGCTGAGGCCACTTATTACTCTGACTAATATAAAGTTTGCTCTGGCCGTAAGCATCTCAGTTTGTggaaggtgcttggagaggtttGGCAAAAGGAGTCTGCAGCACGTTGTGGGCATGCTGGCCTTGGCTTGGCTTCTGCCCTTGGCCTCTCTGCTTTTGCATCCCTCTCGGGGAGACCCCGCTTTGGTCCCGGGGGGCGAATGGTGCCGCGTGTGGGCCTCTCCCGGGTGGGTCTTCCAGTGCCCGCAGCGGAGCAACAAGCCGGACGCCCAGTTCTGTTGTGGGAATTGCAGCCTCCCGTATTGCTGCTCCTCCAAGGCCCGGCGCCTGGACCAACAGCGCTGCCCTCGCCCCGTGGTCCCAGGGGTGCCGGACCCCCGGAACAACCCCCCGCCCTCGGACCTCGTCTCTTACAGTAAGGCTGCCGTTGCCTCCCGGTTTGCAACTTGCAAAGGACTAGAAACGTGTTGCATTTCATAATGTTAAGGCTGCAGAGCAGTCTTGCAACGAGAAAGTGTAACTGAGACATGCCTTTGCCAATTGTGTTGCCCATTGTATTGTTAGCTAACTGcacagtactgtatatactccagtataagcctagtttttcagcccttttttaggactgaaaaaaaaacctcctcggcttatactcgggtgagggtcctggtgggcttatattcaggtcggcttatactcaagtatatatggtatatttattatttttctctattattattggtattgtgacatttattgtttaattctattattattacatttattattttactacatttattattattattattattattattattattattattattattactgtatatactccagtataagcctagtttttcagcccttttttaggactgaaaaaaaccctcttcggcttatactcgggtgagggtcctggtgggcttatattcaggtcggcttatactcaagtatatatggtatatttattatttttctctattattattggtattgtgacatttatttaattctattaattattattatatttataattttactacatttattattattattattattactgtgtatactccagtataagcctagtttttcagcccttttttaggactgaaaaaaaccctcttcggcttatactcgggtgagggtcctggtgggcttatattcaggtcagcttatactcaagtatatatggtatatttattatttttctctattattattggtattgtgacatttatttaattctattaattattattatatttataattttactacatttattattattattattactgtatatactcgagtataagcctagtttttcagcccttttttaggactgaaaaaaaccctcttcggcttatactcgggtgagggtcctggtgggcttatattcaggtcagcttatactcaagtatatatggtatatttattatttttctctattattattggtattgttacatttatttaattatattaattattattatatttattattttactacatttattattattattattattattattactgtatatactcgagtataagcctagtttttcagcccttttttaggactgaaaaaaaaaccctcctcggcttatactcgggtgagggtcctggtgggtttatattcaagtcggcttatactcaagtatatatggtatatttattatttttctctattattattggtattgttgcatttattattttattctaataattattattacatttattattttactacatttattattattattattattactgtatatactcgagtataatcctagtttttcagcccttttttaggactgaaaaatcctcctcggcttatactcaggtgaggttcctggtgggcttatattcaggtcggcttatacacaagtatatatggtatatttaatatttttctctattattattggtattgttgcatttattattttattctattaattattattacatttattattttagtctaattattattacatttattattttactacatttattattattattattattattattattattattattattattattattgtatatactcgagtctaagccaagtttttcagcccttttttaggactgaaaaatcctccttggcttatactcgggtgagggtcctggtgggcttatattcaggtcggcttatactcaagtatatatggtatatttatcagcccattcaacaatagctccatTGATGATGCTTTGCCAGtattataatgcattttattgactattttagctgtggatctacctctccccattttgaaatattctgcactttggcccagatccgtgtatcagtctcctgtttttaatattttattctgtatgttgatttttatgattgttttattgttgctgatgttttattgttgggatatttgttctattgtcttgttgttgttgttacattgttgtgttgggcaaggctccatgtaagccgccctgagtcccttcggggagatggggcggggaataagaataaagttattattattattttattatgacacagcaaacaagatagatatgctggatttcgtatcacaaaaccacaagtcgaacacttcccaagtgtctaggactgtgtgatgtattttcggatgatgcgcgcagatcccagtcgggtggccttttgcaattggcagattgtgattttgttaatgtctattgtttcccaatgccggctgagatcttttggcacggcacccagtgtgcccatcaccaccgggaccacctgcactggtttctgccagagtctttgaagttcaatcttgaggtcctgatagcggccaagtttttcctgttgtttttcgtcaatgcgactatcacctgggacggcaacatcaatgatccaaacctttttcttttccacaactgtgatgtctggtgtgttgtgttccagaactttgtcagtctggattcggaagtcccacagtatctttgcgtgctcatttcccaagacttttgcaggtttgtgatcccaccagttctttgctgctggcaggtggtacttgatgcataagttccaatgaatcatttgggccacatagttgtgcctctgtttgtagtctgtctgtgcgattttcttacagcagctgaggatatgatcaatggtttcgtcggtttccttgcacagtctgcattttgggtcatcagctgatttttcgatcttggcctgaattgcatttgttctgatgtcttgctcctgggctgcaaggatcaggccttctgtctccttaaaagctcaaatttaagataagactgtccaactctgatcaaatcattattctcatcttcttcaatgtcaatgtgcttaaaATAACGATGATGTTGCGGGATGGGACCGTGGTAGGGCGTTTTGTGGCTTTCCAACGAAATTAATGACCGGTTTCTCTTTCTTCCAGAGTGGACCATATTTTTCTCCTTCGCCTCTTTCCTGATGGGCGTCCTCCTCCTGCTCTCGGTCCGTCACTGCAAGGAGAGATACTGGCCTCGGCTGAGAAACTTCTGGGAGGACAACGTGGTCCCGGCCTGGAACCGGAGGCAAGAGGAAGCCACCGAAGTGGTCCAGATGGGGGTGTACTACGTCCCGGACAACCCCGACCCCCTCCCGCGCCCGCCTCCGCCCAACGTCACCATCTTGCCCCGCAATCTGGACAACCCGCACGAGAAGTGGGCCTTTTCCCCTTCGGCACTGGTTGAGTTTTTCCAGCCTGCGAACGCCGAAAGTGCGGAAGGCGAGGGTGCCTTTGGGTCTCTGTTTCATAGACACGTCCCCAGCCAGGCTTCGGATACTCCCTCCGAGAAGGAAAGCTCCGTATAGATAACCCTAGGCCGAGCATGGGACAACTTTGACCCactctccaggagttttggactctaactcccacaattGGGGTCTTAAAATACCTAGAAGGTGGGTCCAAGTTGCCCTTGACTCATTGTGCCATCAATCATTGAATCCCTATTAACGTTGAGCCACCCTTGCttttaaacattatgtttttaaACTTAGATCGACTACTTGCTTCACATGTTtctgttctccagatgttgttaggcTAGAACTCTCATCAGCCCTAGCCAATGGAGCCAaatatgctgggatttgtagtctatcAATATCTACGAAGATTCCTATATAGGGAATATTCCTTTGTCTTAAGTTAGGATATGAAGAATTAGCTATTTCTGAAGAACCAGCTACCTTAGCCAGAGTTAGAGTTTTGGGAGGTCCTTAGAAGTCCTCACTCCCTTAGAACCAGATAAAGGAATTTTCCAGCTTTAGATGTCCCAAAACTATAACTCTGGCTAAGGTAGCTGGTTCTTCAGAAATAGCTAATTCTTCATATCCTAACTTAAGACAATTTCTGAAGAACCAGCTACCTTAGCCAGAGTTATAGTTTTGGGACATCTAAAGCTGGAAAATTCCTTTCTCTGGTTCTAAGGGAGTGAGGACTTCTAAGGACCTcccaaaactataaatcccaacatttCCAAGTTGCAGCAAGTGGTTGTAACTACATACATCTGAAAGACCAACTTACGGCAACTACACAGACTGCCAAGAACATTATTGCTCAGTAGGAAATCACCATCTCCTCTGCAGGGAGTAAATATGatgtggaaaactacaactcccaggcaacTTCTGTGCTCCAAGGATGTATTGTTGACCTCGCTTTAAATACCTTGCATTGAATTCTATTGCGATATTAGTTAGGGGCCTATCTGTGTTGCAATATGGGTGCCCAAAGCTTTTTAAATTGGAAAACTCCACAATGTTTTATGTGCACGACCC from Anolis carolinensis isolate JA03-04 unplaced genomic scaffold, rAnoCar3.1.pri scaffold_12, whole genome shotgun sequence encodes the following:
- the LOC134294045 gene encoding protein shisa-9-like, with the translated sequence MEALGSGPTQLRPLITLTNIKFALAVSISVCGRCLERFGKRSLQHVVGMLALAWLLPLASLLLHPSRGDPALVPGGEWCRVWASPGWVFQCPQRSNKPDAQFCCGNCSLPYCCSSKARRLDQQRCPRPVVPGVPDPRNNPPPSDLVSYKWTIFFSFASFLMGVLLLLSVRHCKERYWPRLRNFWEDNVVPAWNRRQEEATEVVQMGVYYVPDNPDPLPRPPPPNVTILPRNLDNPHEKWAFSPSALVEFFQPANAESAEGEGAFGSLFHRHVPSQASDTPSEKESSV